DNA sequence from the Hemitrygon akajei chromosome 8, sHemAka1.3, whole genome shotgun sequence genome:
GGATACAGCCAAAATGCAATCAaaagggattagtgtagatgggcatTATAGTCGGCATAGACAAGTTGGTCCAAAGGGCACTTTGCTGTGCTGTACAGCTCTATGACTCTGATACTGCTACTTTCTGATATGTAATCAGCCAGCCCTTTTTTAATTTAAAGTATTTTAAATAATAATCAGGTCATGTTCAAATAGCTTGCAAATATATGGAAGTATAAATTACTAGGCATCCAATTACTTTAGGTATCAGTAAAGTCTTTTCAAAAGAGTACcgatgttaaaaaaaaaattgtgcacTCATGCAGTAAGCATGTTTAAATTCATTCTGCTTTGTAGCTTGATTACTGAACATTACAGATTAGATGCACTAGCTGGTCTTTTCCAGTCAATTGATTTCATACATTTATAGTTCTCCAATAAGAGGTCACCATTTTAAAGCAGCTATTTGTgagagaggaggagctggggaaAATTATGGTTTGTTTGGTGCATAAAACACTATCAGAATCATtaccatattttttttttaaatgccaggTAACAGAAACAGTCAAAAACCACACTAAGCTGTACAGTTGTGGGTTGGAGATTTGGATTGCTGAAACAAAGGCTCAAAAGATAATGAGTGGAATGATTTTGTACAGTACTAACTTTTAATGTGCTGTCCGTACCGTGACCTAATCTAAATGCTATATTCCTGCCAAATAAAAAGAACCAAAAAAAGCTTAAAGCAAAAATACCACTTAAGTGGCATTTCACATTAGGCTACAAGATATTCTTTGAAGCTCTATGGTTTGTGCTGTGCTGCAATAGAGCGCGCGCTAAAATTTGCAGGTACACAAACTGCTGCTTGATATCAATGTGGAAAGACATTCAATTTAAACTGTTTATGTAACAGGCagatgtatttacaatatttcagaaacattaaattcacAGTTAATTGATAATGCTGTTTAATTTAGATAGATTTAGAACCTCTTAGTATTCTTCCATAAAGGttatttcagaaacattaagttctAAGGCAATTCCAATCTATAATGAAGGAAAATTGGAAGCCACCTATTAATACCACCAGATGAAATGTATAGGGGCCAGATACAACAAAATATCAACTACATCCAAAAGTAGCTTCAGAATATACTTGCCAATGAATGAATGATACTGGATTTCTTTGTTGTTAGTCACAAGGATTTGAAATAGAATGTAGGTGGCATGATAAGCAAGCTTCGAGGGCAACAAAACTGGTGATAAGAGTGGTCAGTGAAGAGGTTTTCTAAGCTTTCAACAGGATCTAAATCAACTGAATTTAACTCAAAAGTACAAAGTGAGGCATTTTGGCAACTAGATTAAACTAGTGTGTGCAGAAAAGAATGGTGCTTGAGGGCTTAGTTTACAAGGAGACTACATAAATTAATAACATCTTTCttgcagcagaggctgaggggtgatagagatttataaaattatgaaggtcaTTGAAAGGATAGTCACAATATTTTTCCCAGCCCAGGGGAGTCAAAAATTAGAGGGCATAAGTGAGTGtggaaatatttaagggggatCTGAGTGGTAAAGATTCAGAGGGGACCTGAGAGTCAAGCTTTCCCAACAGGGAATGGTGGATATTTAGATTAGTTACCAGAGGTGTTAGGAGTACATTTAAGACATTTGGACAGTTATATTGACAGAAAGGTTACTTTCATGGGCCACATAGGTTGAAGGAGATTAGCTTCAATGGGCCTGTACACTTGCTGTTTTAACTCCATGAATCTCTAAACTAGGTTGAAACTATCTGCTCTATTATCGAAGTATTTTATTTGGTATTCATACAAGATTCTTTCATTGGTTAAAGCACCTTTCTCTTACAATCACATTAATTCTAAAACCCAACATGCTTCCCAATATTGCTTCCATACTTCCTGTGTCTGATTCTACCACATCAGTTTGTATGCAGGTTTACGATGAAAGATTGACAAGTAACTGCTTCGTCCCATTAATGCACCTTAATTTTAAGTGTTGAGCAAACCCACAAATAGAAGCATTTCTGAATGAACCTGAATAcagaacctttttttaaaaaccaggTGAAAATCAGGAAAGGCAAGGTAATGTTTTGCTGGGTATTGGTGGTGGAGTAATGAAATTGCATGTGCAGTATGGAATCAAGCTTGGTACAAAACAGCTCAGAATCTGTGACTACCTGCACAAAGAATGCAAATCCATGAATCTCCCATGGAATAGACACCAAGGCCAAGATAATTACAAGGCTGGCTTGGGTGCACTCAAGTACGAACAAGTTCAGTCCTCATTTTTGCGAGGCAACTTCTTAAAAAGTAGCAAATTAAAATTTTGCTCGAGTTGTATTCAATTTAGCTTATGTTAGCATTTCCTTTACAATGATACAGTAGCAAATTTTAGTAATTGTTGGCTACATGTTTAAGAGTGCCTCAGTCAGAAACAAACAGGAATGTGTACATAGAGATTAATTATAATGATCTTAATTATGAGCAAAGCATCACATGAAGCTACATTAAAGTACTGTCAATAGCATTTTATAATAAGCACAAGATCTCGTCTCCTAGCGCATAAAAATGGACTCAAATTGTACCATGAAGCAAGGAGGGAAAGTTGAGTGAAAGGATCACTTAAAGTTTAAATAGTTTTGAGTAACATTAAACAGCTTCATAATTAACTCATGATCAAAGATAAAACTTTCTCAATGATGTGCAAACACATTACCAAAGTGATCTAATTTAGTTGATTCACAAAAAGTTGGATTTCATAGGACTGAAGTCACCAAAAATTCAACAATCTTGGACAAATGGATAAATCCAATGACATTAAAACAGTGCTATGGAATATGAAAtaaattttcaaaattatccaaatGAAAAATTCTCAGTTTCAAAAACAGTACTGTTTTTGTCAAGCTAACTTATTAACCACAGTGAATAAAAAGGATTTTTTATTAACATGCTGATGTTTTATTAACTACCTGATAAGTGCTCAAGTCCTCTGAACAGCCAAAAGATCAGTATAAAGAATAGTCCGTATCTGGATTTTGGCATAATCATGGCCATAATAACAAACTAAGTTATATTGGTGAGGATCATAAGGACTTCATCGAGCATCTATAGAATCATTTTGGTGGTGCTTCAATATTCAAAAAGCAAAGCACTATTGTGGGCTTATTAATCTAGTGTCAGTGGGAAGAAAGTTTGGAGGATATATATCAGGGATGCTCTTTACCAATTCTCGACATTGACAGAGGTcccaaaaaaaacaaacacaacttTGATAAAGAAAATGCAGTCTTGTATTACTGATCTGGTGAGACCTTACCCTCCCTATCCAACATGCCAAATCCATTTTTCATGTTCACAGATAACATCACAATTAGGCACTGCATTTAAACTTCAACATGATGAAGTACCTCAATCAGCTGTGGATTGGTGGAAAGATTAGTGAAGCTGGAATAGTGACAAGTGAAATCCTGAAATGTTTGGATCATTATCCTTCACATGATTAGACAAGGGCAATGTTAATATTGTTTACCATTTGCAGAGATCATCAAAATCTGTCAATGCTCCAACACCTTAAAAATTGTAACCTTGTTCAGATACAAGGTTGCACCCCAAACCAGTCAACATTGAACATACATGTCACACTACTTATAAACGTCAAATTGATGAAAGAAAATGTGTGCAATAATTCAGTGCATCGAACTCCACAACCAGTGCTGTTAGGCCACAACAAAAGCAAATAGTTTATTAGGATACATAGACAGGCTGAAGCAATACAAAACAGAGCATAACAATAAACAATACTCTGGTTAAAATACATTAAGAACAGACGATAAGAGGCCTGTAAAAGTTTAGGTGTGGTGGCAATCATTAAATTTATACCCATCTTAAAATCCCTGAGCTATCACAATGGATTAAGAGATTTGGGTCCTTTCTAAAAAAGATTAAATCATAATTAACAGGTTATCTTTGAATACACTTGTATTTCCTCAAAAGATTAAGGAGTGATATTGAGAAAATAATTAAAGAGATAAAAAGGTTAAGAGCGAAATTGTGAAAGGGAATTCAGAAAAAGGAAACATTAAAATTAGAACCTGATCAGAAACATTGATGTCTCCAAGTACTCCTTTACACCAATAGCCATGGAAAAATGAAAGGCTTCCCAGCATTTGAACAAGTGTTTAGGTAGTATTTTGATTATTACTGATAACTGGAATGGTTCATTGCCAACTAGCCAAATGAAAGTAATTTATTTGTCATCTTTAATCGCCAACACAATTCAAGAGAACCAACTTAATTAGCTCACATTCATTTTGGGCAGAAAGTGGCACTTGCTGAACATGTTGTCAAGGAAGCTGTAAGGAAATGAGCTTAAGGCCTACTTGTCATTTATGTTCAGGTTTTTGACTTGTAGCACTGAATTAACATTGGCCACTGCTACTGAAAATAATGTACATTCAGTACAAGTACAGCAAGCATTTGAAACCAGTCTGAAACTGGCATCTAAGCAACAGATATTTTGTTATGCAGGAGACCAATGCTGGCTAAACAAAGAAATAACTCTAATAATGTTAAAAGCATATTATTTAATGCTTTTCTTCCAAGATTGCACTAGAAAGCCATTAATGTTTACTAATGAAATTAAATGCAATATGACTAGTTATCAAATGTTTATACTTCTgttcaaattttattttattttcactgAATTCTTCAAACTTTAAATTCTCTCCACAGACAATGGATTTTAACTGACGGTCATCTTGCCATGCCGAATAATTCAGTAGGAATTATTCCACAAGGCAATTAAGACTTTTAAGCCATATTGTGATTATAAGAAAGCACTGCACATTAAAACAGCTACAAATAAAATGTGCAAATTTGCAAATAAACCAAATCACCACATAGACGCATTATATTTTTCCATGCCCTTTTAATGGTTGTGCCACAAACATTTTCATGTCATTTGTTAACAAATATCAAGATTTCATTCTGCCAGCATCAACATATTAAATTGTCAATGTGATCAGATATTAACAGCATAAACACTAATAGGTCCCAAAACATAATTAATGTGGCATACATGCAAACTGAAACCACAAAAAGacaatttaaagcaaaattgcaaCTATGTCATTAAATATTCTTAATTATAATTACTGGCAAGTACAAAAGAGCGTTAGAAAATTTAACAGGTTCAGCAAGTTCGACACTAAACTGCATTCATTTAACTCGAGAAATTTGGAGTGGACAAATTTTCTTAAATTCACAAGGTAAATATGTTCAATGGAAACTGTTATACAGGAAAGTGCATCAATAAATTTGTAACAGTTCAAAAAAATACTAGATGGTCCTATTTTGTGGTCCCGTCAAAGTAAACTCCAAGTATGGCATAAACATCATTGAATTATTGGTGCCATGAGCAGCAGAATTAATTTGAACTAAACATAACAAATAATGTAAAATTCCTTCTGGATTTTCCCAAAAACCTTTTCCCCATGAATGCTCTCCATTTTCATTTGTTAAATATGAGGGAACATTTACTTGTTATCCAACCGAAGTAGCTGCTCCTTACCATTTATTGTTAAAGATTTTAATTGGCCATCTTCCTCTACTTCCACTCTTTCTTGGCCGTTTTCTACAATCCTGAAAATTTAAAAGTCAGGCATCAACTTCAAAGATAAATTTGAAAAACTAACATACAGGAGTGGCTGATCTGAAAATAAAGTAAATGATTTCAATGTAGGGAACGAATAGATAGAGGAAATATTTGCAAAACCCCACCATAGTTCAATTGACCAGGAATCAGGCTGCATTAGATTCTGCTTTGTATAATAGAACAGGGTTAATCAGCACTCTTGTAAAGCCAGGGAAATTCTAACATGGAACAAGTGCCAAGTGCCTCAAACATCACTATGAAAACATCTAAATACTTGCTTGGAAAACAAAAACAATTCCAAATAGAGAAAGGACCAAGTGGCATAATATTCAAGAAGTTAAATATTAGTGATATGAGAGAGGCTAAAGGCACCAAAAGCTTTGCAGCTCCTGTACTTCAAAGACTCAATACAGTTAGCATTAGTAATGGTCTAACAaaatttcagatttattttttttaaaagaaaaaatggCCCCATTTGTTTGGAAAAGTTTAAAACTAATGGTCAAGAAAAGGAGggaaaacagtacagtacagatcagCTGGCCTGAAATCAGTAATGCAGAGGATTTTGAAATCCATTTAGAGTTTGAGCATGTGATAAGGAAACAGTGAATATAATTTCTTTACATTTACAAAAGGAATTTACAGCACAAAAATATTTTGAAATGTACTCTAATGAGCACACTAAAGGAAGGGTATGGAATTTGTACAATTAAATGCATCTGACGTAGAAGCAATGATCTTATTAAATAGAGAAACAGTTGAGGGGTGTATGGTCTATGCCTTTATGTGCTAATAAAGTCTACTTATGTACAAATGCAAGCCCATAAGAAAATAACATGCTAAAGGAACAGGATTGATAGATCAGTTGCCCCAGCTGAATTTCTACCAAATTAAATAAAGCAACTTTAGAAGAGGAAATGTAGAGTTTGTTAGAAGAATAAGCTCAGTAAATCTTATCAGAAAATTTCAACTTAGATACTTTATGCTGAGTAACAAAACTTAGAATACCTCTTAGTGGTGACTTTCCTGCCATTAATAAATTTTGTGGATGTTGATACTGATCGGAAGTTACCCATTCCACTACCACCAAATGAAGAGGAGGAAAATGATGCTGTTCCGAGATTTCCAAATGAACTGAATGAAGTAAAACCTATAGAAACAATTcaatataatatttttttttaaattcactaAAAATCAAATTTTCTTTGCAAGTTGATGCAACATTAAGTGCAAGCTAAATGATCATGGAATGAAAGGTTTTGAAAAAATTGTTCTGCCTCTTTTCAGTCATGGGAGACATATACTAACAGAAATAATTATAAAACTGAATAGATTGTATGCAATTTCTACCAGCAGTATTATGTACAACTTCAAGTCTTCAGGAGAAATATGCCTTTTATAGAGCAAGCACTTCTAAGGTTCACCATCCTGGGATGCAGACATACAGAGATTGGATGAATGAGGCTTCTAGTTAAGAGTTTAGAAGCTCTCAAACCAACAGAATTCCAATAGGACTGGAAGTCTAAATGTAGGAACAGTGAGAGAATCCCAGAGGGGATTAACACAAAAAATTTTTGAGATTAGTGTATGCATGGAATTTATCAAAGAAAGCAGCTAAAGCCAAATCATTAGATATATTCAACAAGTTGGATATAGTTCTTCAGGATAAAGAGATGTCGGAGAGAAAAAGCAGGAAAGGGGCATCATCATGGCAATCAGACGAAGTGTCAAATATCCAACTCTAACTCTCAACTACTTGTTTCCAAATTGATAAAGACTTGAAAAGAATGATTGCTTATGCAGTTCAACAGATAAAAGTCTAATGGCATTATTTCACTATTAAAAAGAATACAAATCTGAATTTATCATTTTTGGTCCACTTTCCCCACAGTACATTTATGTTAACAAACACTGATCACAATATGTTAGCTCACAACCAAATGTATTAGGTTAAAAGTCTATCAGCCCTAATCCACTTGCAGGCCTCGCCCTCAAAGACAACTCAACTACCCTCAAAGCCATACAAATTATCAAATAATTGGTTTGGCAGCTCTAGGAGGCAATTCCCTTCAAACATTTTGGATCAGATGGTTATCAAGAGGCATTTATTGGTATCATCACAGTCAATGGGCAATCAAATAAATGATATTCCAAGTCACTGAGGCACTGAACAAAATGGATGAATTATACAGAAAAATCTGTTTCTGGACCACAGACACTTAATTCCACTGCATCATATTTTTAACAAAATAATAAACTACTCAAATGCAGAAGCAACCAAAATAATTAAGAATTTGCAGGAAAAAGTGAACGATTGAATGCAAGAATCACTTCCAACTCATTTCTGTATTAGACAATGAAGAAATATCTTcataattttgttcatttttgcAAAGTTGAAACATACTGTACAGAAAAAAATTCATGTCAAATTCAAAACCATTTATACCCAAAAATAGATAGAATTTGCATTCCATTTAAAACCTATTACAATATCCTCACTTGCCCTTCAATATGCTCCACTGATTAGTTTAACAGCCAAGAACCCGATTAAGAGGATTTAATGATACAGTCACTGGTCAAGTAGTGTTTCAGTCCCCATATACTTATTCAGCTAGATTAGCCCTGCAGTCAACAATTCCTTCAAGTCAAATCTCCATTCCTGAGCAAAAACAAAAAGTTTGATTTTCCAAAGTAGTTATCAGTAGTGTACATCAGTTTCAAAACAATGATAACTTCGTCAAAAGTAGCCAGCCAATTGCTAATGAAGTCAGCGTTTTTTCTTACATACAGATACTTGTGTTTAAACTATAAGGTGGTTTTAACTATAAATTTGTAAGCTCTGAAGCAATACATATCAATAATTGTTTCAAGATTCATAACCCATGAGCAATGGTTATACAATCAAAAACTTGACATTTTATATTTACCAGTATCAAAAGCAGGAAATCCACCAAAGGGAGAGAAGAAAGGCCCTCCTCCACCCCTGCTTCTTTCAACTCCCCTTCGACGTCGTTGTCCAAAAAAACTTTCAAAGGGATCATCCACTGCTAAACAAGACAGCCACAAAATGAAACAATTGTGCTCTTTAGTTATAATTACAGTTCTGGAATTTGATGCTTTACTACATATTCAGTTATAAAGCATTAATTTTCCTGAAAGCATGGCGTGAACAATTCCAGCAAATCTTAAACCTCTTTTCCAAGAACAAAAAACATTTTGCATCAGTGCTCAACCCAAGTTAAATTTTTTAGGATGTGGGCAAAATCATTTATTGTCCTACCATAAGTGCTCTTCATAAGGAACCTTGAAATGTCAGGTCCTTTAGTTAAAGTTACTCCCATAATACAG
Encoded proteins:
- the dnajb6b gene encoding dnaJ homolog subfamily B member 6b isoform X3; this translates as MVDYYQVLGVHKHASQEEIKKAYRKLALKWHPDKNPDNKDEAESKFKQLSEAYEVLSDSSKRDTYDRYGKEGLTNVGGGGRHGEGFDFGFTFRNPEDVFREFFGGRDPFADFFLDDPFESFFGQRRRRGVERSRGGGGPFFSPFGGFPAFDTGFTSFSSFGNLGTASFSSSSFGGSGMGNFRSVSTSTKFINGRKVTTKRIVENGQERVEVEEDGQLKSLTINGKEQLLRLDNK